In the genome of Pseudarthrobacter sp. IC2-21, one region contains:
- a CDS encoding serpin family protein, which yields MMAFGAVLAVAGCAAPAPPELVTADGVERVSVDRASYAAELRAFRASAFVLGSALLTDGRDGPSGNVVSSPGSLLVALAMLRTGASGGTAAEMDAVLQFPAERRDEAMNAVLASLEKFDGDPGSVDEENPPRKPVMHAANGLFVDRGVPAGKSFLDILARHYGTGVYPVDFSDEGTTKPAMDAWVNRNTGGRIKEAPARYDPRNTFSLLNSLYFAAAWRAPFDPNNTSDLPFTTAAGEEIDVPAMHNEVRMKYAEGAGWQGVDLPYADSFVMRLVLPERSSDAAGRPVPADFGPAKLTEIADALDAARPASVQIRLPRWDHKSSFDLRKVFDSLGLQTMLNTTEDFNTIQHQMMITQAAQAANITVAEKGTVAAAVTQINGMVTGAPPEPERSLDFNRPFHYQVVHVETGLPLFMGTVADPR from the coding sequence ATGATGGCGTTCGGCGCGGTGCTGGCAGTGGCAGGATGCGCGGCCCCGGCGCCGCCGGAGCTGGTCACGGCCGACGGCGTTGAACGGGTTTCGGTGGACCGCGCCTCCTACGCCGCTGAACTGCGCGCCTTCCGGGCGTCCGCATTCGTCCTCGGTTCGGCACTGCTGACCGACGGCCGCGACGGTCCGAGCGGGAACGTGGTCTCCTCACCCGGCAGCCTGCTGGTTGCCCTCGCCATGCTGCGGACCGGAGCGTCCGGCGGTACGGCCGCCGAGATGGACGCCGTCCTGCAATTCCCTGCGGAGAGGCGCGATGAGGCGATGAACGCGGTTCTCGCCTCGCTTGAGAAGTTCGACGGCGACCCCGGCTCCGTGGATGAGGAGAACCCGCCGCGGAAACCGGTGATGCACGCAGCGAACGGACTGTTCGTGGACAGGGGCGTGCCCGCCGGGAAGTCCTTCCTGGACATCCTCGCCCGGCACTACGGAACCGGCGTGTATCCCGTGGACTTCAGCGATGAGGGTACAACCAAGCCGGCCATGGATGCGTGGGTGAACCGGAACACCGGCGGGCGGATCAAGGAAGCCCCCGCAAGGTATGACCCCCGGAACACGTTCAGCCTGCTCAATTCCCTGTACTTCGCCGCCGCCTGGAGAGCGCCGTTCGACCCGAACAACACCTCCGATCTGCCCTTCACCACAGCCGCCGGCGAGGAGATCGACGTGCCGGCCATGCACAACGAAGTCAGGATGAAATATGCGGAAGGTGCCGGCTGGCAGGGGGTTGACCTTCCCTACGCGGACAGTTTTGTCATGCGGTTGGTCCTGCCGGAACGCTCATCCGATGCCGCCGGCCGCCCCGTCCCTGCGGACTTCGGTCCGGCGAAGCTCACAGAAATCGCCGACGCCTTGGATGCTGCCCGGCCGGCCTCCGTGCAGATCCGGCTGCCCCGCTGGGACCACAAGTCCAGCTTTGACCTGCGGAAGGTTTTCGACTCCCTCGGCCTGCAGACGATGCTCAACACCACGGAAGACTTCAACACCATCCAGCATCAGATGATGATCACCCAGGCCGCCCAGGCAGCGAACATCACGGTCGCCGAGAAGGGCACCGTTGCCGCCGCGGTAACCCAGATCAACGGCATGGTGACCGGTGCCCCGCCGGAGCCCGAGCGGAGCCTCGACTTCAACCGGCCGTTCCACTACCAGGTTGTGCATGTGGAGACCGGCCTGCCCCTGTTCATGGGAACGGTGGCCGACCCGCGGTAG